In a genomic window of Bradyrhizobium ontarionense:
- a CDS encoding TMEM143 family protein has translation MVGSGDTVAAERRDRFIPLRKSDILDGLMSHGGLDDGQSAALRQLAHMLGAILHHQYFDELDRLREAYFDFDPEVAVGRHRSAGDLDAAYRGLTDEFVRVLSEANFVEISHAEIERAFAEHALVRVKLKAPISDYRDVRMFRRGQHSETIEVPVLYGLRRRSHEVEVYDDIVLMVATKPDEPGGKPRKLRAGAWRSRNRIRGGAVLFKYFRHIARFDLEALLPNVRVVMGIRDQLTLGVPALVGGVPILLKLASTLTVLFIVAGFYLGLSGTAHDNDTEQALAALSGLFALGAFILRQWGNFHRQSLIHQKQVTDNIYFRNVNNNSGIFNYLIGEAEDQDWKEAVLAYGGLLLASVPLSRAMLGSHVEELLQQMFGLGRAFNVDEALTRLREFGLVSGGDDALSALPLPEAIGQLELVWAKSLQPRP, from the coding sequence GTGGTCGGATCAGGGGACACGGTTGCAGCGGAGCGGCGGGACCGGTTCATCCCGCTGCGCAAGTCCGACATCCTGGACGGCCTGATGTCGCACGGCGGCCTCGATGACGGGCAGTCAGCCGCGCTGCGGCAGCTGGCCCACATGCTGGGAGCGATCCTGCATCATCAGTATTTCGATGAGCTGGACCGGCTGCGCGAGGCCTATTTCGACTTCGATCCCGAGGTGGCCGTAGGACGGCACCGGTCGGCCGGGGATCTCGATGCCGCCTATCGCGGCCTGACCGACGAATTTGTCCGCGTGCTCAGCGAGGCCAATTTCGTCGAGATCTCGCATGCCGAGATCGAGCGCGCCTTTGCCGAGCACGCGCTGGTGCGGGTCAAGCTGAAGGCGCCGATCTCGGACTATCGCGACGTTCGCATGTTCCGGCGCGGACAGCACAGCGAAACCATCGAGGTCCCCGTGCTGTATGGCTTGCGGCGGCGGTCGCACGAGGTCGAGGTCTATGACGACATCGTGCTGATGGTGGCGACGAAGCCGGATGAGCCCGGTGGCAAGCCGCGCAAGCTCCGGGCGGGCGCCTGGCGCAGCCGCAACAGGATCCGCGGCGGCGCCGTGCTGTTCAAATATTTCCGCCACATCGCGCGCTTCGACCTCGAAGCGTTGCTGCCGAACGTCCGCGTCGTGATGGGCATTCGGGATCAACTGACCCTGGGCGTGCCGGCGCTGGTCGGCGGCGTGCCGATCCTGCTCAAGCTTGCCTCGACCCTGACGGTGCTGTTCATCGTCGCCGGGTTCTATCTCGGCCTCAGCGGCACCGCGCACGACAACGACACGGAGCAGGCGCTGGCGGCGCTCTCAGGTCTGTTTGCGCTTGGTGCCTTCATCTTACGGCAATGGGGCAATTTCCACCGCCAGTCGCTGATCCATCAGAAGCAGGTCACCGACAACATCTACTTCCGCAACGTCAACAACAATTCCGGCATCTTCAACTACCTGATCGGCGAGGCCGAGGACCAGGACTGGAAGGAGGCGGTGCTGGCCTATGGTGGCCTGCTGCTGGCGTCCGTCCCGCTCAGCCGCGCGATGCTGGGCAGCCATGTCGAGGAGTTGCTGCAGCAGATGTTCGGATTGGGGCGCGCATTCAACGTCGACGAGGCCCTGACGAGGCTGCGCGAGTTCGGTCTCGTCAGTGGTGGCGACGACGCGCTGTCGGCGTTGCCGCTGCCGGAGGCGATCGGACAGCTGGAGCTGGTCTGGGCCAAATCGCTGCAGCCGCGGCCGTAA
- a CDS encoding 2-oxoacid:ferredoxin oxidoreductase subunit beta, whose translation MTYIAKPKFQHPGIKKNTLGYSHRDYEGKISTLCAGCGHDSITASIIEACFELSIEPHRVAKISGIGCSSKTPDYFLGNSHGFNTVHGRMPSVLTGANLANRELIYLGVSGDGDSASIGFGQFAHAIRRGVNMAYIVENNGVYGLTKGQFSATADRGSKSKKGVTNTDNAIDLVGIALQLGATYVARSFSGDKKQLVPIIAGAIQHKGAAFIDVVSPCIAFNNHAGSTKSFDYVREHNDAVNRLDVLTGRDPIEIDQDPGTVQIVEQHDGSRLALRKIDADYDPHDRLGAMTFLQKHAAQGQIVTGLLYVDPEADDLHSHLNTVERPLNRLEAADLCPGQAALDKINASLR comes from the coding sequence ATGACCTACATCGCAAAGCCGAAATTCCAGCATCCCGGCATCAAGAAGAACACGCTCGGCTACAGCCATCGCGACTACGAGGGCAAGATCTCGACCTTGTGCGCCGGCTGCGGCCACGATTCGATCACGGCCTCGATCATCGAGGCCTGCTTCGAGCTGTCGATCGAGCCGCACCGGGTCGCCAAGATCTCAGGCATCGGCTGCTCGTCGAAGACGCCGGACTATTTCCTGGGAAATTCGCACGGCTTCAACACCGTACATGGCCGCATGCCGTCGGTGCTGACCGGCGCCAACCTCGCCAACCGCGAGCTGATCTATCTCGGCGTCTCCGGTGACGGCGATTCCGCCTCGATCGGCTTCGGCCAGTTCGCCCATGCGATCCGGCGCGGCGTCAACATGGCCTATATCGTCGAGAACAACGGCGTCTACGGCCTGACCAAGGGCCAGTTCTCGGCCACCGCCGACCGCGGCTCCAAGTCCAAGAAGGGCGTCACCAACACCGACAACGCGATCGACCTCGTCGGCATCGCGCTGCAGCTGGGCGCGACCTACGTCGCGCGCTCGTTCTCGGGCGACAAGAAGCAGCTGGTGCCGATCATCGCCGGCGCGATCCAGCACAAGGGCGCCGCCTTCATCGACGTGGTCAGCCCGTGCATCGCCTTCAACAACCACGCCGGCTCGACCAAGAGCTTCGATTACGTGCGCGAGCACAATGACGCGGTGAACCGGCTGGACGTGCTGACCGGGCGTGACCCGATCGAGATCGACCAGGATCCGGGCACGGTGCAGATCGTCGAGCAGCATGACGGCTCGCGGCTGGCGCTGCGCAAGATCGACGCCGACTACGATCCGCATGACCGGCTCGGCGCGATGACCTTCCTGCAGAAGCACGCGGCGCAGGGCCAGATCGTGACCGGCCTGCTCTATGTCGATCCGGAGGCCGACGACCTGCACAGCCATCTCAACACGGTGGAGCGGCCGCTCAACCGGCTGGAGGCAGCGGATCTGTGTCCCGGACAGGCCGCGCTCGACAAGATCAATGCGAGCCTGAGATAG
- a CDS encoding 2-oxoacid:acceptor oxidoreductase subunit alpha — translation MSQQAPLSSVNDFVVRFANVNGSGSASANELFARAVLRHGVPVSPRNIFPSNIQGLPTWYEVRVTEAGYLGARGGGTDLMVAMNPQTWDKDVAGIVPGGYLFYDSTKPMPSTKFRDDITVIGVPLTAITNSTYSDPRQRQLFKNIIYLGALSALLDMDPKLIEQLIGEQYKGKEKLLSSNVHALHLGRDWALQNLKCPIGLRIRKADKVGDRIFIEGNNAAALGAVYGGATVCAWYPITPSSSLAEAFTSHCKKLRHDPETGQAKYAIVQAEDELASIGMVVGASWNGARAFTTTSGPGVSLMTEFIGLSYFAEIPAVIMNVQRAGPSTGMPTRTQQCDLIACAYASHGDTKHVLLFPEDPAEAFEFAAVAFDLAERLQTTIFLMLDLDIGMNQRLCRPLKWDDAKQYDRGKVMTAEMLEEGRDFGRYLDVDGDGIPFRTYPGTHPTEGSYFTRGTSRDRYARYSEEGAVYADNVQRLLRKFQTAQDMVPRPLQANAAKPTKYGVIYFGSTAPAMDEAIGLLESRGHHLDRLRIRAFPFHSSVASFIAEHDFVYVVEQNRDAQLRQLIVNENGIDPVRLVPILHYDGTPITARFIADQIGNHQDHIKVTPLRKAVS, via the coding sequence ATGTCCCAGCAAGCGCCGCTCAGCAGCGTAAACGACTTCGTCGTCCGCTTCGCCAACGTCAACGGCTCGGGCTCGGCCAGCGCCAATGAATTGTTCGCGCGCGCCGTGCTCCGCCACGGAGTGCCGGTGAGCCCACGCAACATCTTCCCGTCCAACATCCAGGGCCTGCCGACCTGGTACGAGGTGCGCGTCACCGAGGCCGGCTATCTCGGCGCGCGCGGCGGCGGCACCGACCTGATGGTCGCGATGAACCCGCAGACCTGGGACAAGGATGTCGCCGGCATCGTGCCGGGCGGCTATCTGTTCTACGATTCGACCAAGCCGATGCCGTCGACCAAATTCCGCGACGACATCACCGTGATCGGCGTGCCGCTGACCGCGATCACCAACTCGACCTACAGCGATCCGCGCCAGCGCCAGCTGTTCAAGAACATCATCTATCTCGGCGCGCTCTCCGCCCTGCTCGACATGGATCCCAAGCTGATCGAGCAGCTGATCGGCGAACAGTACAAGGGCAAGGAGAAGCTCCTGTCCTCCAACGTCCATGCGCTGCATCTCGGCCGCGACTGGGCGCTGCAGAACCTGAAATGCCCGATCGGGCTGCGCATTCGCAAGGCCGACAAGGTCGGCGACCGCATCTTCATCGAGGGCAACAATGCCGCCGCGCTCGGCGCGGTCTATGGCGGTGCCACGGTCTGCGCCTGGTATCCGATCACGCCATCGTCGTCCTTGGCAGAGGCTTTTACCAGTCACTGCAAGAAGCTGCGGCACGATCCGGAGACCGGCCAGGCCAAATATGCCATCGTGCAGGCCGAGGACGAGCTCGCGTCGATCGGCATGGTGGTCGGCGCATCCTGGAACGGCGCCCGCGCCTTCACGACCACCTCGGGCCCAGGCGTCTCGCTGATGACCGAGTTCATCGGCCTGTCCTACTTCGCGGAGATCCCGGCCGTCATCATGAACGTACAGCGCGCCGGTCCCTCGACGGGCATGCCGACCCGCACCCAGCAATGCGATCTCATCGCCTGCGCCTATGCCTCGCATGGCGATACCAAGCACGTGCTGCTATTCCCCGAGGACCCGGCCGAAGCGTTCGAGTTCGCAGCCGTCGCCTTCGACCTCGCCGAGCGGCTGCAGACCACGATCTTCCTGATGCTCGACCTCGACATCGGCATGAACCAGCGGCTGTGCCGCCCGCTCAAATGGGACGACGCCAAACAGTACGACCGCGGCAAGGTGATGACCGCCGAGATGCTGGAGGAAGGCCGCGACTTCGGCCGCTATCTCGACGTCGATGGTGACGGCATCCCGTTCCGTACCTATCCCGGCACGCATCCGACCGAGGGCTCGTACTTCACCCGCGGCACTTCGCGCGATCGCTACGCGCGCTACTCCGAGGAAGGTGCCGTCTACGCTGACAACGTGCAGCGTCTGCTGCGCAAGTTCCAGACCGCGCAGGACATGGTGCCGCGGCCGCTGCAGGCCAATGCCGCCAAGCCGACCAAATATGGCGTGATCTATTTCGGCTCGACGGCGCCGGCGATGGACGAGGCGATCGGACTGTTGGAATCGCGCGGCCACCATCTCGACCGCCTTCGCATCCGTGCCTTCCCGTTCCATTCGAGCGTGGCGAGCTTCATCGCCGAGCACGACTTCGTCTATGTGGTCGAGCAGAACCGCGACGCCCAGCTGCGCCAGCTGATCGTCAACGAGAACGGCATCGACCCGGTCCGCCTGGTTCCGATCCTGCACTATGACGGCACGCCGATCACGGCACGCTTCATTGCCGATCAGATCGGCAACCACCAGGACCACATCAAAGTGACGCCATTGCGCAAGGCCGTGTCATGA
- a CDS encoding FAD-dependent oxidoreductase, with the protein MRATDISAPDYFHKVVDCQWACPAHTPVPEYIRLIAEGRYGDAYMINWKSNVFPGILGRTCDRPCEPACRRSRVEESPVAICRLKRVAADFKDDVQPRMPRPGPRNGRRIALVGGGPASLTVARDLAPLGYHCTVFDADPKPGGMMRSQIPKFRLPDSVIDEETGYVLGLGVDYKAGHRIDSLKKLLAENYDAVFIGSGAPRGRELDIPGRKEAAGNIHLGIDWLSSVSFGHTDKIGRRVIVLGGGNTAMDCCRTARRLGGEDVKVVVRSGFEEMKASPWEKEDALHEDIPILNYLVPVAFNHDNGKLTGVTFQKVKAEYDANGQRSLVPSSEADETYPCDDVLVAVGQENAFPWIEADCGVDFDKRHMPKVDPTTFVSTNPKVFFGGDAAFGPKNIIWAVAQGHEAALSIHRLLSGEDITERPLPEVHISSQKMGIHEWSYDNDISAEKRFKVPHRDKVVALKDIRTEVELGYDVKLALGEAHRCLNCDVQTVFSDTLCIECDACADICPMDCITFTDNGEEADLRSRLKAPSVHPDQSLYVSSDLKTGRVMVKDEDVCLHCGLCAERCPTGAWDMQKYFIETTHAGNACPSKRRSAA; encoded by the coding sequence ATGAGAGCGACTGATATTTCGGCCCCCGACTACTTTCACAAAGTCGTCGATTGCCAATGGGCTTGTCCCGCACACACCCCGGTCCCCGAATACATCCGACTGATCGCCGAGGGTCGCTACGGCGATGCCTACATGATCAATTGGAAATCGAATGTATTCCCGGGCATTCTCGGACGCACCTGCGACCGCCCCTGCGAACCGGCCTGCCGCCGCAGTCGCGTCGAGGAGAGCCCAGTCGCGATCTGCCGCCTAAAGCGCGTCGCAGCTGATTTCAAGGACGACGTCCAGCCGCGTATGCCGCGCCCGGGCCCACGCAACGGCCGGCGCATCGCGCTGGTCGGCGGCGGCCCGGCCTCGCTGACGGTGGCGCGCGATCTCGCTCCGCTTGGCTATCACTGCACCGTGTTCGACGCCGACCCCAAGCCCGGCGGCATGATGCGCTCGCAGATCCCCAAATTCCGCCTGCCCGACAGCGTGATCGACGAAGAGACGGGCTACGTGCTCGGCCTCGGCGTCGATTACAAGGCTGGTCATCGCATCGACAGCCTGAAGAAGCTGCTGGCCGAAAACTATGATGCTGTTTTCATCGGCTCCGGCGCGCCGCGCGGCCGCGAGCTCGATATTCCCGGCCGCAAGGAAGCCGCCGGTAATATCCATCTCGGCATTGACTGGCTGTCCAGCGTCTCGTTCGGCCACACCGACAAGATCGGCAGGCGCGTGATCGTGCTCGGCGGCGGCAACACCGCGATGGATTGCTGCCGTACCGCGCGCCGGCTCGGAGGCGAGGACGTCAAGGTCGTCGTGCGCTCGGGCTTCGAGGAGATGAAGGCGTCGCCCTGGGAGAAGGAGGACGCGCTGCACGAGGACATTCCGATCCTCAACTATCTCGTCCCCGTCGCCTTCAACCACGACAACGGCAAGCTGACCGGCGTCACCTTCCAGAAGGTGAAGGCCGAATATGACGCCAACGGCCAGCGTTCGCTGGTGCCGTCGAGCGAGGCAGACGAGACCTATCCGTGCGACGACGTGCTGGTCGCGGTCGGCCAGGAGAACGCGTTTCCCTGGATCGAGGCCGACTGCGGCGTCGATTTCGACAAGCGGCACATGCCCAAGGTCGATCCGACCACCTTCGTCTCGACGAACCCGAAGGTGTTCTTCGGCGGCGATGCCGCCTTCGGTCCGAAGAACATCATCTGGGCCGTCGCTCAGGGCCATGAGGCCGCGCTGTCGATTCATCGCCTGCTGTCGGGCGAGGACATCACCGAGCGGCCGCTGCCCGAGGTGCACATCTCCTCGCAGAAGATGGGCATCCACGAATGGAGCTATGACAACGACATCTCGGCCGAGAAGCGCTTCAAGGTGCCGCATCGCGACAAGGTCGTCGCGCTGAAGGACATCCGCACCGAGGTCGAGCTCGGCTACGACGTCAAGCTCGCGCTCGGCGAGGCGCACCGCTGCCTGAACTGCGACGTGCAGACGGTGTTCTCCGACACGCTGTGCATCGAATGCGATGCCTGCGCCGACATCTGTCCGATGGACTGCATCACCTTCACCGACAACGGCGAGGAGGCTGATCTGCGCTCGCGGCTCAAAGCGCCGTCTGTTCATCCCGACCAGAGCCTCTACGTGTCGTCGGACCTGAAGACCGGGCGCGTGATGGTGAAGGACGAGGACGTCTGCCTCCATTGCGGCCTGTGCGCCGAACGCTGCCCCACCGGTGCGTGGGACATGCAGAAGTATTTCATCGAGACGACTCACGCAGGTAACGCATGTCCCAGCAAGCGCCGCTCAGCAGCGTAA
- a CDS encoding DUF4286 family protein: protein MPIAGKGMLLTSMNIDAADEADFNRWYDREHLEERVAIPGFIEARRYVAEQGSPKYLCLYSTETIDVLDSAAYRARLEAPTEWSKIVMARFRNMIRSVARTTISIGAGRGAVLGLIRLRPKPAQDVALRDALQIELDPRDLDGIISMHLLEGDAALSGPAELPTNSREADWFVLIDGTDSHAIATLMTTRFAAIDGPLATQISVGIYRLMWDLSRADIAFG from the coding sequence ATGCCCATCGCCGGAAAAGGCATGCTTTTGACGTCGATGAACATCGATGCCGCTGACGAGGCCGACTTCAACCGCTGGTACGATCGCGAGCATCTCGAAGAGCGCGTCGCGATCCCCGGCTTCATCGAGGCGCGGCGCTACGTCGCGGAGCAGGGCAGCCCGAAATATCTCTGCCTGTATTCGACCGAGACCATCGACGTGCTCGACAGCGCGGCCTACCGCGCGCGGCTGGAGGCACCGACGGAGTGGTCGAAGATCGTCATGGCGCGCTTCAGGAACATGATCCGCAGCGTCGCGCGCACCACGATCTCGATAGGCGCTGGCCGCGGCGCCGTGCTCGGCCTCATCCGGCTGCGCCCGAAGCCCGCCCAGGACGTGGCATTGCGCGACGCGCTGCAGATCGAGCTCGATCCGCGCGACCTCGACGGCATCATCTCGATGCACCTGCTCGAAGGCGACGCCGCGCTCTCCGGCCCCGCGGAACTGCCCACGAACTCGCGTGAGGCCGACTGGTTCGTCCTGATCGACGGCACCGACAGCCACGCCATCGCCACGCTGATGACGACGCGCTTTGCAGCGATCGACGGTCCGCTCGCCACGCAGATCTCGGTCGGCATCTACAGGCTGATGTGGGATCTGAGCCGCGCCGACATCGCCTTTGGCTGA
- the pip gene encoding prolyl aminopeptidase, translated as MPDAEAGRASASRSDPFAPLTSEWLDVSGGHQIYVESSGREGGIPAVYLHGGPGSGCQPDHRRLFDPERFHAVLFDQRGAGHSRPARSRDNNTLPDLIADMEAIRGRFGFERWIVAGGSWGATLALAYAQAYPTRVTGLVLRATFLGTRAEVEAAFGETLARFHPALHRDFLELLPDDERANPCGSYFRRILDPDPAIHGPAARAWHDVERALSEVKPARARLDRLAIRSGSALPATPFMEAHYFANDSFMAPDQLLRDARKLAGIPGIIVQGRYDLLCPPSTSARLAEAWRDAEIRVVEAAGHNLYDPGIRDAVMKAISDMAARTTAP; from the coding sequence ATGCCTGATGCTGAAGCCGGCCGCGCCTCCGCGAGCCGCAGTGATCCGTTCGCGCCGCTGACGTCGGAATGGCTCGATGTGTCCGGCGGGCACCAGATCTATGTCGAGAGCAGCGGCCGCGAAGGCGGCATCCCGGCGGTCTATCTGCACGGCGGGCCGGGCTCCGGCTGCCAGCCGGATCACCGCCGCCTGTTCGATCCCGAGCGCTTTCATGCCGTGCTGTTCGACCAGCGTGGCGCCGGACACTCGCGCCCTGCGCGCAGCCGCGACAATAACACCCTGCCCGACCTGATCGCCGACATGGAGGCGATCCGCGGCAGGTTCGGCTTCGAACGCTGGATCGTCGCCGGCGGGTCATGGGGTGCGACGCTGGCGCTGGCCTATGCACAGGCCTATCCCACGCGCGTGACGGGGCTGGTGCTGCGCGCGACCTTTCTCGGCACCCGCGCGGAAGTGGAAGCCGCCTTCGGCGAAACACTGGCGCGCTTTCATCCGGCCTTGCACCGCGACTTTCTGGAACTGCTGCCGGACGACGAGCGCGCCAATCCGTGCGGCTCCTATTTCCGGCGCATCCTCGACCCCGATCCGGCCATCCATGGCCCGGCCGCCCGCGCCTGGCACGATGTCGAGCGCGCGTTGTCGGAGGTCAAGCCGGCGCGCGCCCGGCTCGATCGCCTTGCTATCCGTTCCGGCAGCGCATTGCCGGCAACGCCGTTCATGGAGGCGCACTACTTCGCGAACGACAGCTTCATGGCGCCCGACCAGTTGCTGCGCGACGCGCGCAAACTCGCCGGCATTCCCGGCATCATCGTGCAGGGCCGCTACGACCTGCTCTGTCCGCCATCGACCTCCGCGCGGCTGGCCGAAGCCTGGCGCGACGCCGAAATCCGTGTCGTGGAAGCCGCAGGTCACAATCTTTATGACCCCGGCATCCGCGATGCGGTCATGAAAGCCATCTCCGATATGGCGGCGCGCACGACCGCACCATAA
- the pqqE gene encoding pyrroloquinoline quinone biosynthesis protein PqqE, with translation MTGLTDTSPQIDSNDGLAVLERRGSVAETYGIPLAVLAELTHRCPLQCPYCSNPLELERAGQELTTAEWKKVLSELAEIGVLQIHFSGGEPTARKDLVELVQHANDVGLYTNLITSAVLLTRERLKELADAGLCHVQISFQGNEPDVADRVGGYKGGHAKKLEVARWTRELDLPLTVNAVMHRQNLHQLPDIIQMAVDLDADRLEVANVQYYGWALKNRASLMPTYAQLEETDRLVEDARERLKGTLTIDYVVPDYYALRPKKCMGGWGRQFFNISPSGRILPCHAAESITGLDFMSVRSNHSIAWIWQNSEAFNRYRGTGWMKEPCKSCEFREIDFGGCRCQAFALTGDAGNTDPACTLSPLHESIFKQAERDAASGQDRFLYRNFAGGTPESGDA, from the coding sequence ATGACCGGGCTCACCGACACGTCGCCGCAGATCGACAGCAATGACGGGCTCGCCGTGCTGGAGCGGCGCGGCTCGGTGGCCGAGACCTACGGCATCCCGCTCGCCGTGCTGGCCGAGCTCACCCACCGCTGTCCGCTGCAGTGCCCCTATTGCTCGAATCCGCTGGAGCTCGAGCGCGCCGGGCAGGAACTGACGACTGCGGAATGGAAGAAGGTGCTGTCGGAGCTCGCCGAGATCGGCGTGCTGCAGATTCACTTCTCCGGCGGCGAGCCGACCGCGCGCAAGGACCTCGTCGAGCTGGTGCAGCATGCTAACGACGTCGGGCTGTACACCAATCTGATCACCTCGGCCGTGCTGCTGACGCGCGAGCGGCTGAAGGAGCTTGCGGACGCCGGGCTGTGCCACGTCCAGATCAGCTTCCAGGGCAATGAGCCTGATGTTGCCGACCGCGTCGGCGGCTACAAAGGCGGTCACGCCAAGAAGCTCGAGGTCGCACGCTGGACCCGCGAGCTCGATCTGCCGCTGACCGTCAACGCCGTGATGCACCGGCAGAACCTGCATCAGCTGCCCGACATCATCCAGATGGCGGTCGATCTCGACGCCGACCGGCTGGAGGTCGCCAACGTGCAATATTACGGCTGGGCGCTGAAGAACCGCGCCAGCCTGATGCCGACCTACGCCCAGCTCGAGGAGACCGACCGCCTCGTCGAGGACGCGCGCGAGCGGCTGAAGGGCACGCTGACCATCGACTACGTGGTGCCGGACTATTACGCGCTGCGGCCGAAGAAGTGCATGGGCGGCTGGGGCCGGCAGTTCTTCAACATCTCGCCGTCCGGCAGGATCCTGCCCTGCCACGCCGCCGAGAGCATCACCGGGCTCGACTTCATGTCGGTGCGCTCGAACCATTCGATCGCCTGGATCTGGCAGAACTCCGAGGCCTTCAACCGCTATCGCGGCACCGGCTGGATGAAGGAGCCGTGCAAATCCTGCGAATTCCGCGAGATCGATTTCGGCGGTTGCCGCTGCCAGGCATTTGCGCTGACGGGCGACGCCGGCAATACCGATCCGGCCTGCACGCTGTCGCCGCTGCACGAGAGCATCTTCAAGCAGGCCGAGCGCGACGCCGCCTCTGGCCAGGACCGCTTCCTCTATCGCAACTTTGCCGGCGGCACGCCCGAGAGCGGCGATGCCTGA
- the pqqD gene encoding pyrroloquinoline quinone biosynthesis peptide chaperone PqqD, producing MAPRHVQVTETSRAVLPRHTKLKFDETRQVWVILAPERVLAPDEIAVEVLKLCDGARSVAAIIDELAAKYAAPRDTIATDVVVMLQDLADKGFLTEVRETTS from the coding sequence ATGGCCCCGCGTCACGTCCAAGTCACCGAAACCAGCCGCGCGGTGCTGCCGCGTCACACCAAGCTGAAGTTCGACGAGACCCGCCAGGTCTGGGTGATCCTGGCACCGGAGCGCGTGCTGGCGCCGGACGAGATCGCCGTCGAGGTGCTCAAGCTCTGTGACGGCGCGCGCAGCGTCGCCGCCATCATTGACGAGCTCGCCGCCAAATATGCCGCGCCCCGCGACACGATCGCCACCGATGTGGTCGTCATGCTGCAGGATCTCGCCGACAAGGGTTTTCTGACCGAGGTTCGGGAGACGACATCATGA
- the pqqC gene encoding pyrroloquinoline-quinone synthase PqqC, giving the protein MTALSIGRGVTLNNASELEAALRHIGATRYHNHHPFHKLLHRGKLNKGQVQAWALNRYYYQSTIPLKDAMVMTRFRDRATRLEWRHRIEDHDGDVGSEGGIERWLKLTEGLGLDTAYVESTEGILPATRFAVEAYVHFCRDRSPLEAIASSLTELFAPSIHEERISGMLEHYNFVNNDTMSYFKRRLTQAPRDANFALHYVREHATTPEQRAAVCNALIFKTNVLWVQLDALYYAYVEGNIPPGAFVPKEG; this is encoded by the coding sequence ATGACGGCGCTGTCGATCGGACGCGGCGTCACGCTGAACAATGCAAGCGAATTGGAAGCGGCGCTGCGCCACATCGGCGCGACGCGCTATCACAACCATCACCCGTTTCATAAGCTGCTGCACCGCGGCAAGCTCAACAAGGGCCAGGTGCAGGCCTGGGCGCTGAACCGTTACTACTATCAGTCGACCATCCCGCTCAAGGACGCGATGGTGATGACGCGCTTCCGCGACCGCGCCACGCGGCTGGAATGGCGGCATCGCATCGAGGATCACGACGGCGATGTCGGCAGTGAAGGCGGCATCGAGCGCTGGCTCAAGCTGACGGAAGGTCTCGGCCTCGACACCGCTTACGTCGAATCCACCGAAGGCATCCTGCCGGCGACGCGTTTCGCGGTGGAGGCCTATGTGCATTTCTGCCGCGACCGCTCGCCGCTGGAGGCGATCGCCTCGTCATTGACGGAGCTGTTCGCGCCGAGCATTCACGAGGAGCGCATCTCGGGCATGCTCGAGCACTACAACTTCGTCAACAACGATACGATGAGCTACTTCAAGCGGCGCCTGACCCAGGCGCCACGCGACGCTAATTTCGCGCTGCATTACGTGAGGGAGCACGCCACCACGCCGGAGCAGCGCGCCGCGGTCTGCAACGCGCTGATCTTCAAGACCAACGTGCTGTGGGTGCAACTCGACGCGCTGTACTACGCCTATGTCGAGGGCAACATCCCGCCCGGCGCGTTCGTGCCGAAAGAGGGGTGA